One Setaria italica strain Yugu1 chromosome II, Setaria_italica_v2.0, whole genome shotgun sequence DNA segment encodes these proteins:
- the LOC101776005 gene encoding 40S ribosomal protein S12 encodes MADQEAPVAVEAPTPVLGEPMDLMTALQLVMKKSSAHDGLVKGLREAAKAIEKHVAQLCVLAEDCDQPDYVKLVKALCAEHNVHLVTVPASKTLGEWAGLCKIDSEGKARKVVGCSCVVVKDYGEESEGLNIVQEYVKSH; translated from the exons ATGGC GGATCAGGAGGCTCCGGTTGCAGTTGAGGCACCTACCCCGGTTCTTGGAGAGCCGATGGACTTGATGACTGCTCTGCAGCTCGTGATGAAGAAGTCAAGCGCTCACGATGGGCTCGTGAAGGGTCTTCGTGAGGCTGCCAAGGCCATTGAGAAGCATGTCGCTCAGCTCTGCGTGCTTGCTGAGGACTGCGACCAGCCTGATTATGTCAAGCTGGTGAAGGCACTCTGTGCTGAGCACAATGTGCACCTGGTCACTGTGCCTGCCTCTAAAACTCTTGGCGAGTGGGCTGGG CTTTGCAAGATTGACTCTGAGGGCAAGGCAAGGAAGGTTGTTGGCTGCTCCTGTGTCGTTGTCAAG GACTATGGTGAAGAATCTGAGGGCCTTAACATAGTGCAGGAGTATGTCAAATCGCACTAG